A genomic window from Leptospira andrefontaineae includes:
- a CDS encoding transcriptional coactivator p15/PC4 family protein, producing MSVIRDIDKGKGEIIRVEISEFKGNKYLNLRIWYTDSEGEYKPTQKGIAIPVGLYSEVKDAILAAESSLS from the coding sequence TAATCCGAGATATTGATAAAGGCAAAGGTGAGATCATCCGAGTCGAAATTTCAGAATTTAAAGGAAATAAATATCTGAACTTAAGAATTTGGTACACGGACAGTGAAGGTGAATACAAACCCACTCAGAAAGGGATCGCTATTCCTGTAGGATTATACTCAGAAGTAAAGGATGCAATACTAGCGGCGGAAAGCTCTTTAAGCTAA